Below is a genomic region from Cottoperca gobio chromosome 24, fCotGob3.1, whole genome shotgun sequence.
CTCTGTTGGGTGGTCTGGGGAACCTCCCCAGGCACCTTTTTTATGATGAACAAGctctattttccttttttttgtttaatgcaGTCTGGTACCTTTACAAGtataaaaataatcaattaattttcATTGTAAATAAGAAAATGCTTGGCCCCCTATATAATTCCGGCCCGCGGGTCGTAAATTGAGAATCACTGGGTTAAAGTATCGTTTTCCCTCAGTTCTAGTCACCCACTTTGCCTCCACAAAAAGCCTACAATTGTGCAATAACAAATCACATTTTGACATGTGGGGGTTTTGAGAAAAACACCAATTTCCCGCTCAAAATACCCGAGTGGCACACCCTCTTGTGTTTCAGACGAATACATGTGGTTAATTGTCATAGTGAATTAAGATTGGGCTAATGTGGTTTTTTAGTGGGCTGGAGGTTGCAGAGGCAACATTGGGATGTGGTCATGGGGAGGAAATAAAGTTGGACTTTGGTAGGGATTTGGAGAAAGAGCCCATTCGGGGACTTAGTTGTGCCATACAAGTAGAATGAGAGAGTATCCTGGATTTTCTCAGCTGAACGCTAAGCTGCGGTGGCTACGCTAAGATGTCTCAAGCTTCCTGTAGAGAAATAAGAGGATAACTTGGCATGGTGTGGTGCAGCACAAATCTTTGATCCAAAATTACTTGTGTctgaccaaaaatatatttagctaTAGGCCCATGTGTCGTGTACACACTCTCTCATCAGACAGCTTGACAGCTTGCCAGCACACTCATGTAAAAGACAAAGAATGTAGGATCACTCATTAAAGCACAACAGAATATAAActttcatttctaaaataaaaaggagtgATCGCCCAAATCCAATGgctcttttattttcaaaaagctTCACTTAAGTATTTACAGTTtgtgcaaaaacatttaaaggtttTCAAGGACTTTACATTGTAAGTTCAACCTCAAGGCACATACATGGAACAACATCAATATTTCATCATGAGAACAGAAATTTAACTTTGGTTCCTAAGAAAACTTGGTGTGGATGGCCAACGTAACACTGCAGCGCCTCGATGAGTGTCCCAACACAGCCGTTGTACATGCACTGTAACTTTCCAGTCTTCTTCCTCTAAACTTTCCTGTACGGTTGCTCAAACTGTACCTCAACCACCACTGGGTGATTACTTGAAAAAAAGAAGTCCAAAACCCGGTATGATAAAAAATGAAAGGCTATGAAGctaaatacagtacatgcaaaAATCCTTGAATGAATGTTACTGGCTAATAGATATTTGCAGTGAATGTTTTGCCTGCAGGAAGAAAAGATGACTTTAAACATATTCAAccacttgtgtgttttgtctgaaTCGACCTCTCGGAGATTAAACGTAATTATTTCAACATGATTCAATGAGCTTTAAGGGAAATTACTCCTCAGCACCCTGAAACAGTAATAATCCGACGCTAGCAGTCCGTGATACGTTTTGTTTAATTCCATTGGTCACGGCTCTGCAGCCGCATTCTTTCATCAAGAAAATTAAGAGTAATGTACGctgcaaaacaaccaccaaaGCTCCAAAGCTTGAATCATTAGCCATGCCCCGCTTAAGGTCTGGCAGTATGGATGAACAGTCTCTTGTTAGCTACTGTGCGTCACGCTCCGTGTTGTTCTTCCTGTTAACACTGTTATTGTTGCTGCCGCCGTAGCTGCAAATTGTTGGAGAAATGTGCTTTCTTTGTAGCATTCTTGTTGCCGTCTTTTTATGTCTCGTCTTTTCTTCCTCCCACTAAACACTCTCTCTAGATAATCATTCAGTTCTGCATAAAAGGTAAGGCAAATATCTGTCTTCGTTACACATTCACAGACAGGGGAGATACGTTATGTTGCAACACTTTGACCCCCTTTTGTTTGATCAGCATGTGACTTAAAATAGGTCTTAACAaagaataataaacaatatttgaTGTAAATGTTCAAGTGTTTCTGCGTGGGATTATGGTCAGCTGTGGATATTAGTAGAAAAAGGTAGAAATAAAAAGTGGAGATGCTTAGGTAACCACAGAAGATCTTAGTTTTGATCGACCCAACATGAAAGAAATATTAATCTCAACACGTCATGTATTGAAGTcttaaaatcttatttttcttaaaacaaCTTTAACAGCCAGGACAATGAGATCATTACAATTGTTTTGTTGCAAATGCAgattaatatatttttcattattttttcacTTACAGGAATAGTTGACACTTtgacaaatattaatattataatattattcactttcttgccaagagttagacgagaagattgTTACCCAAcatgtctgtacggtaaatatgaagctacaactagcagccagttagcttagcataaacccCATGAAACAGGAGGAAGCCGCTAGCTTGGTCCAAAAATTACAAAACCCATCTACCAGTACACATACAGCTCAATaactaaaacaacaaagtgtaaaaatgacagctGTTTTCAATCTGTATGTAAAGCTAACCTAAACGGCCGCTGGTGGTTTATTCATATATAGGGTACAGACATTGGTATCAATATTCACATATAACCaaggcaagaaagtgaataagagTATTTCCTAAAACTGACCTATTGCTTTTATTGATCATAGATTTTGTATTTTCAACATATTTCCATTTGCCTCTAAAAGGGAAATCcaataaatatgtcaaaaatATGTCCGTTGATTATTAAAAAGAAGCTTTTAAGACATTATATGACACTAAATGACGTGTTCAGACAGATTTCCTTCAgtcattgtgtttgttaatgtttcAAATGTGAACAGATTTTCAACACTGGGGCTGTGGAAGTCTGCGCACTACCTCAAGCCCACGTGATCGTGATCGGAGCTATTGCTGGAATTACAGTAAGTGTAGCTACTTGTGAGGTATCCCGACTGCTGAGGCAAAGCCTCTCAGAGATAATCTCGACACTGGAATAACTTGAGTAAAAGCCCTTAAAAATCTTTTCACTTAAAATGTTCGGCCTAGTTTGTGTCAATTCCCTACCATACATGTTTGAGCAGCTGAAACTGCACCTCTCAAAGAGTTAACATACTCTGTCTCCCAGCGTGAGCTCCACGCAGCCAAGTGAAAATAAGGTCTAcatattttctcccttttttggTCGAGGATTATGAGAAGAGGGGGAAAGGTGGGGGCAGAAGGGTCGGCGGTGGGAATTCTTTAAGCTTGGCCCCTCAAAATAAAATcttgtcaaatcaaataaagtcTTCTTAAGAAGTGCATAATGAAGACCTCTCACTGGCACCTCGCATGCAAAGAGCTGCCACCACAGTGCACAAGCTGAAGGGCAGGGAAAGTGTTTTAATTGAGCCCATGcagggagacagggagggaaagacagaaaatgagGGGAGATAGGGTGAGGATCATCATTGCGGGAACTAATGGTGTGAAGTGAGCAGGTGCATTGTTCAGGTTAGCGAACCATAAATGAATTAGACAGTCTcataaaatgtacacaaaagAGTAAATGATGAGGTGCTGGATGAGCTGCTCAGTCACAACTGTGTGCAGCATTGTGAGGATCCATGGGCGGAGCGCGATCCTATTGTAGTAATTTCCTAATTTATCAAAAAGGCTAATGAACGCTGGGACACGGTTGAAATAAGTGGGTGTATAATTATCGTTATGTGTGTGCTTCTTCAAAATTTGTTGcgctcttcacacacacacacagggaagaaCGGATTCCTTCCCTGTATGATAGACCACAGTGGTGAAAATCCATATCATTTAGCCaccaaacacagaaaacactgttAGTTTTAAATGATTCCACATCATTAAGTAGCTCGATGAGCAATAATACTCTAAACAATGCTGTTTGAGCATGAGTAATGCCGTCTGGGTAATGGACTCCAGGGGAATGGTAGACGTAAAGTGATCtatgcagcttttcttttttccttccttctctctgtttgtcttgcCCTCTGTCCCACACACGACGCTGAGGGAAACTGCCCCCTTGTGGCCTCACTTGCCAAAACAGGggaaaaaagaagcagaacaaaTTAGAGAATTTCTTCAAAACGTTCTGCAAGTCTCAGCACATCCATGCACCTCATTAGGGACAAAAATCCTTTGTTCCtttttaaacttgtgttaaTAATTACACCTCGTcactaaaaaaacacacaaatgtgttgaaaatgACATCCTTCTTTTTCCGAAAAGTGTCTCTTTACTAAGCCCACCTTTGTTCCACTGTAAACCAATAGAACAAAGACGCTTTTAGTGTTAAGGCACTTTTTGGAAATCTCAGTCAAGGCTTTTCAACAGCACCGATGACATTCTTCCTACACAACCGTCCACACTCGCTTCCATGTGATCACCACCTCTGTTCATTTCCTGCCTCACTTCCATTAATAAGAAAGTGCACTTCAGTTCTTTTCCACAACATACCACCAATGAACCAGTGCTATATTTCCACAGCGCTCTAATCAGCAGTGTTTGGAtttcctgtgtgctgtgttgTCTTTACTACTGTTCTGTTGTACTTGGGAGAGTTTGCAGTGTTTCAAAGAGCAAAAAGGCCATATTTTGCTTCTGTGGATAGCAAAGGATCCCAGCCCTCTAAGCGCCCTCAACTTTTCCAAGGCTGACAGTGTCCATCAGAAGCTACACCCAGGTTGCCGTGATTGTACAAATCCATGTTCATGTACAGTACTGaccattaaaacaatgttcaaAACCCTGCtggttagaaaaaaagaaacacttgtATCTCTTTTCCTAAGAATAAAAAAGATACACATATATCCACAGTATAAATTACATCGTAGACAGAACTtggaaatatatatagtacagtTATATTTCACtagaatgtttatgttttttgttgtcttcacaaacggtgtatgtgtgtgtatttatgtgtgtgttaagtgtttcttgtatgtgtgtgtatgtgtaaatacTATTTGCTGCTGCATCACGTGTGGCAGAACTCTGTACTGGGCACGTTGCTGCTCTTGCAGTAGGCTAGGCTGTTGTTACTGAGGTGACAGTCTCTAAATCCAATGCCCCCGTTGGGCGTGTAGATGGGCTGAATGCGGAAATCTCCCTTGAGCAGCTGCTCATTGTTCAGCGCCACTATCTGGAAACTGGTCTCAGTCATCTCCAGAATGGAGTTATCCTTCTTGGTTCCAGCCTCGCCGTAGTCGTCTTTTCTCCTGCCCCGGTTGTATTTCCACTTGGTCGAAGATGACCGGCTCTTCCTGTGCATGTGCCAGCAGAACAAGCTGAGCAGCGTTAACAGGATTATGAGCACCGCCCCACCTATGATCCCAGCCATTAGCAGCGTGGAGTTAATGCTCTCCTGTGGAGCTTGCTCTCTACCTGGAGGCTTGGTAGACATAACAGCCTTGGTCCTGGCCTCAGAGCATATAGTATCCTCTCCGGGCCTGTAGGAGTTAAGGGTGTCCAGCACGTGCACGCAGATCCGATACACGGATCGGGGCTCAAGGTCTGTGAGGCTTATATGCCGCCGGTCCCCGCTCACTGTCCTCTCCCGCAGTCCTTCGTTTATTTGGCTTTGGCCCCTTTTGATCCAAGTGACCTTGTAGGCTGTGACGGTGAAATAGGAAGCCCAGCTCACCTCGATACTGGTAGAGTTGACTACATGGAAGGAAATCTGAAGGGGGTCCTCATAAGGAGGCAGGGGCCCAGGAGGGTTGTTATGGATTGGGGGTAAAGGAGGGGAGGCGGATTCAAAGTAGTAAGGGATAGATGTGGTGATGAGGGTGGAGACCATGGTGGTGATAGGGGTGGTTGTGGGTGGGGGAGGGGGTGTGGAGCGGAGGGTGGGCCAGGGCGGCTGCTCAGCATCAACCGGGCACTCTATAATATCCAGCGTGAGCTCTCTGATTGCCATTCCGCGCACCTTTTCCGGACTCAGGCACACAAACCCTCGGGCGTTGATGGAGGAGGGCAAAGTCTTGAGCCACACCACCACCCATTTCACAGCACAGTCACAACGCCAGGGGTTATTTCGCACCATGAGATGCTTGAGGCTTGACAGGCCATCGAACACACCCTGTGTAAGAGTCTGAAGCTGGTTGCTCGAGATATCCAGTTTTTCCAGCCTGTTCAGCTCAGCAAAGGCTGCCACAGGGATCTGGTCAATCTGGTTCTCCTGCAGGCTGAGTTTGACCAGTGACTGGCTGGgtaggaggggaggagggaaggtGAGTGAATTGCGGGCTAGGGCCAGCTCACGGAGGGTGGTCAGGTCCTGGAAGGTCCCTGGCGCAATGCCCTCATCCGTCAGCAGGTTCCCGTCCAGCAGGAGGCGTTGCAGACGTGTCACATTCTGAAAAGCCTCCTCTGCAATGTGAGCGATGCGGTTCTCGTCCATCCGCAGCTCTTTCAGGTCATCGGGAAGGCCAATGGGAATGCTGCTTAAGTGGTTCTtggtgaggaagaggagtttGAGGCTTATCGCCTCCCTAAAGGCCCCTTCTTCCACCCCCACTGTGGAGATGGAGTTATCATCAAGGTGCAGCTCTTCTAGTTGAGTCAGCTGGGCCAGGGCTGCCTTGGAGATCGTTTGGATATTGTTCTCCTGGAGATGCAGGACTCTGGTGTTTTTGGGCAGATTGATGGGGAACTCATCCAGCTGGTTGCCGTAGAGATACACAGTCTCCACGGTAGCCACATTGTGAAGTTCCAGAGGGAAGCCAGCATTGTTTATCTGGTTGTTGTGTAGGAAGAGGACCTTGAAGCCCTCCTTTATCCCCAGAGGCACTGATGTCAGGCTGCGTTCGTTGCAGTACACAAACGGTTTGTCACAACGACACTCTTCCGGGCAAGATGCACCCGGGCTGAATTGCATTTGGAGGCTAAGGATTACAGTCAACCAAAATTGCAAGAATGAAGCCCAATCTTTATTCCAGGTTCCAGCCAGAAACTCCATAGTGGAAACACAAAACAGGAAAAGGTAGaccaaaaattaaaaaaaactggaaGGGATTTTAACTAATATGAAAATCAGAAAGGCAATGACGTATATATCCACCAAAAACCAGACCAACAAAAAGTCCAACTAGGAGAGTTCGGTAATAATGCAGTTAGCTGAGAAAACAGCAGGAAACCGTGGGAGTAATCCTGTAAATGCTAGTCCTCAGCTGAAGAGCGATGGTCTCATTAGTGGTGGCCAGTCCTCTGACTGACTCCATCCATGCTGAGACATCAGACCATAGCAGGACTCTTCACTCGATGCTCCATGCAGAGCTCAGCCAGGGCCAATTTGAAGCCACGCAGTAGAGAGCCACCGCAGGCTCCACTCGCCTGTCCGTCACACACTGCTGGTCCCCGACCAGAGCAGAGTCCAAGGGGGGTGACATTTGGATCCAGAGACCTGtgggaaaacaaagaaatgttggaTTAGTATATTTAGGGGTGGCCTGTTTTTGGAAAAAAGGggcctctcttctcttttctttatttgacatacaaacatgcacacacacataccaactGTCTTTCCATCCctcgctctctttccctctcccccaaacagagagacagagtcacAAAACATATCGTTCACTGCCGACGTCAAATTATGCACTGGCTATtcaaaaaaaagagacataCCATCTGATAAATATGCAGAACAGCTCATTGCACATCCGGTTTCACAGACATAAAGAAGGCTTTTATCCCTTTTGCTCTATCAAAGGAGGTAATAGAGGACTGCAAGGACACACACTCGCAGATTCACAGAGGTTCTGAGCAACATCAATGCTGCTTAAtagaaaacatgttaaaaagaGATAAGACTAATGAAGACATCACCTCTTTGTGTGAACAAGATATTTCCTAGGAAGAAAAAAGGGAACAGAATACAAGTGACGATTGTCTTTTTTCTGTCCGCTTGAGCAGACATTGTGGGCAGAGGTACAGGAGTAAACAAACAAGTGCTTACAGTAAACAGAGGTGATTGTTTTGCTTGTGGCCTAAGGAGGACGTTGTGATTACGTGTAGGCCTGAACACACCAACACCAAACTGAAGATTTAGGGCTGTGAAGTGAAGAGTGGAATTACAAAACAAAGGAGAAGACGTGGAAGAGAGACCCTGCATATCAGCTCCGCCTCTCGCTAGAGTGACATACACAAGCTGTCAAATGAAATGGGATTGGAAAATAATTTAGTCCCTCCACCTGTAACAAATGA
It encodes:
- the flrt2 gene encoding leucine-rich repeat transmembrane protein FLRT2, giving the protein MEFLAGTWNKDWASFLQFWLTVILSLQMQFSPGASCPEECRCDKPFVYCNERSLTSVPLGIKEGFKVLFLHNNQINNAGFPLELHNVATVETVYLYGNQLDEFPINLPKNTRVLHLQENNIQTISKAALAQLTQLEELHLDDNSISTVGVEEGAFREAISLKLLFLTKNHLSSIPIGLPDDLKELRMDENRIAHIAEEAFQNVTRLQRLLLDGNLLTDEGIAPGTFQDLTTLRELALARNSLTFPPPLLPSQSLVKLSLQENQIDQIPVAAFAELNRLEKLDISSNQLQTLTQGVFDGLSSLKHLMVRNNPWRCDCAVKWVVVWLKTLPSSINARGFVCLSPEKVRGMAIRELTLDIIECPVDAEQPPWPTLRSTPPPPPTTTPITTMVSTLITTSIPYYFESASPPLPPIHNNPPGPLPPYEDPLQISFHVVNSTSIEVSWASYFTVTAYKVTWIKRGQSQINEGLRERTVSGDRRHISLTDLEPRSVYRICVHVLDTLNSYRPGEDTICSEARTKAVMSTKPPGREQAPQESINSTLLMAGIIGGAVLIILLTLLSLFCWHMHRKSRSSSTKWKYNRGRRKDDYGEAGTKKDNSILEMTETSFQIVALNNEQLLKGDFRIQPIYTPNGGIGFRDCHLSNNSLAYCKSSNVPSTEFCHT